A part of Streptococcus porcinus genomic DNA contains:
- a CDS encoding recombinase family protein: MKTCVGYVRYSVDVPHMIEKQKEILVERASQLQLELLAIYCEVIGDTQPIQDRPEMTKAIKDIEKANADYLLVTNANRVTRSDLGVVILEETILKPLGAKLFVCNEANVIIDRTIK; the protein is encoded by the coding sequence ATGAAAACGTGTGTAGGCTATGTTAGATATTCAGTTGATGTTCCTCATATGATTGAGAAACAAAAAGAGATATTAGTGGAGCGGGCTTCTCAGCTTCAGTTAGAACTGTTAGCTATTTATTGTGAAGTGATTGGCGATACTCAGCCTATACAAGATAGGCCAGAAATGACTAAAGCAATCAAAGACATTGAGAAAGCTAATGCCGATTATCTTTTAGTGACAAATGCTAATAGAGTGACTAGATCTGACTTGGGTGTAGTTATTTTGGAAGAGACTATTTTAAAACCACTTGGTGCAAAGTTATTTGTCTGCAATGAAGCAAATGTCATCATAGATAGGACTATTAAATAG
- a CDS encoding DUF5960 family protein: MNQLDFYKNELQMDYFSDNYRKFESDFYRYSALDTPLTFLTDDIMLAMAKSAKNYFKLNKENAKDNRDHYFIFDIENLNDSKLTKKYVYQKSISK; this comes from the coding sequence ATGAATCAGCTTGACTTTTATAAAAACGAATTGCAGATGGACTACTTCAGCGATAATTACCGAAAATTTGAAAGTGACTTCTATCGCTACTCAGCACTTGATACCCCATTGACTTTTCTAACAGATGATATCATGTTGGCAATGGCGAAATCTGCTAAAAACTATTTCAAGCTCAATAAAGAAAATGCTAAAGACAATCGTGATCATTATTTCATCTTTGACATAGAAAACCTAAATGATAGTAAATTGACAAAAAAATATGTGTATCAAAAATCCATTTCGAAGTAA